The proteins below come from a single Miscanthus floridulus cultivar M001 chromosome 1, ASM1932011v1, whole genome shotgun sequence genomic window:
- the LOC136465225 gene encoding uncharacterized protein, whose product MVDEWLQPGWLEHHLACRERRLQMLGASHHQGSLSLDEYREKWSSSHDGQSCSQLKAWVLSKKGKATADIDFNPEDPPEAYSHPSIHSRVTQYTTMAREVHGPQFDPSSQDIDGEIVMRVGGGKKHGRYWIGDSVIDTASTPTLSQIRARSTDSSPAIRPRPTTAQFQIEALQAQVEAEKKQREDMEARVERLEAERQRMDEESRLRMDQMFQYMQNFASSMGQPLPPPPMLFPSPQPPTTTPNQSAASNNQFQDPDLSQRSFVAHRIVLGQHGALTNLFMQSLVHWHPSSLQKVGNIV is encoded by the exons ATGGTGGATGAGTGGTTGCAGCCCGGGTGGTTGGAGCACCACCTTgcttgccgggagcggcgtttgcagatgctaggtgcatcacaccatcaaggcagcctgagCCTTGATGAATATAGGGAAAAATGG TCGTCGTCACATGATGGCCAGTCTTGCTCCCAGCtcaaggcatgggttctgtccaaaaagggcaaggcgacggccgacatcgacttcaacccggaggacccgcctgaGGCGTACAGCCATCCAAGCATCCACAGCCGCGTCACCCAGTATAcaacgatggcaagggaggttcaCGGGCCACAGTTCGATCCGAGCTCCCAGGAtattgatggagaaatcgtgatgagggtgggaggaggcaagaagcatggtcgGTATTGGATTGGCGACAGCGTAattgacacggcctctactcccactctctcccagatcagAGCAAGGAGCACGGACTCGAGCCCagcgatacgcccacggccgacCACTGCACAGTTCCAGATAGAGGCTCTCCAG GCCCAGGTGGAAGCAGAAAAGAAGCAACGGGAGGATATGGAGGCGAGGGTGGAGCGGTTagaggccgagcggcagaggatggacgAAGAAAGtcggttgaggatggaccaaatgttccaatacatgcagaattttgcatcgagtatgggtcaacctttgccaccgccaccgatgctattcccttcacctcagccacccacaactactcct aatcaatcggcggcatcaaataatcagtttcaagacccggatttgtcgcagag ATCATTTGTAGCACACAGGATTGTTTTAGGGCAGCATGGAGCTCTCACAAATCTGTTCATGCAAAGCCTGGTGCACTGGCATCCCAGCAGTCTCCAGAAGGTTGGAAATATTGTGTGA